The following are encoded in a window of Deinococcus carri genomic DNA:
- a CDS encoding fimbrial biogenesis chaperone, with the protein MRRGRAGLARWGLAAGLALLGTGLGQPLNFSLTPTSFLIESGKTLSGQTRFTNTSTRTAVFTVTAYGWNRVEGEDQLTPTRDVLVTPSRFVLQPGASQVVRVAVQRRPGQDEMTYRVLLRQVEPERGEVPPGEDARGQIDALLELSLPVYVVPPTAAARIGYQVQKSADGKDLTLVFSNSGNRSYVLKGLKVTAGSDQNRAVPNLPQSFLIFRGNSYRVPLAGFGAESTLNFSFLTAEGKVVSEKVQVR; encoded by the coding sequence GTGAGACGGGGCAGAGCGGGCTTGGCGAGGTGGGGGCTGGCGGCGGGGCTAGCCCTGCTGGGCACGGGCCTGGGGCAGCCGCTGAACTTTTCTCTCACGCCCACGTCGTTTCTGATCGAATCGGGCAAGACCCTGAGCGGGCAGACGCGCTTTACCAACACCAGCACACGCACCGCCGTCTTCACGGTCACCGCGTATGGCTGGAACCGGGTGGAGGGCGAGGACCAGCTCACGCCCACGCGCGACGTGCTGGTCACGCCCAGCCGCTTCGTCTTGCAGCCGGGGGCCAGTCAGGTGGTGCGGGTTGCGGTGCAGCGTCGTCCCGGCCAGGACGAGATGACCTACCGGGTGCTGCTGCGGCAGGTCGAGCCGGAGCGCGGCGAGGTGCCCCCCGGCGAGGACGCGCGCGGCCAGATCGACGCGCTGCTGGAACTGAGCCTGCCCGTGTACGTGGTTCCGCCCACTGCCGCCGCCCGCATCGGCTACCAGGTGCAGAAAAGCGCCGACGGCAAGGACCTGACCCTGGTGTTCTCCAACAGCGGCAACCGCAGCTATGTCCTCAAGGGCCTGAAGGTCACGGCGGGCAGTGACCAGAACCGGGCCGTGCCGAACCTGCCGCAGAGCTTTCTGATCTTCCGGGGCAACTCGTACCGGGTGCCGCTGGCGGGATTCGGGGCCGAAAGCACCCTGAACTTCTCCTTCCTGACGGCGGAAGGCAAGGTCGTGAGTGAAAAAGTCCAGGTCCGCTGA